A genomic stretch from Edaphobacter aggregans includes:
- a CDS encoding zinc ribbon domain-containing protein has translation MTITWKPKTNRSEEAQAGGEDRLSMIPAWSVVLAIAVFAGVQYLFHGVMPHHKHEMLPMRLLMGYAWGTAFASYVLLVGYVSRDVKRRNMPAGLWMLIVGLMPGGIGAVVYFLLRQPALTPCPHCSTELTANVHFCPQCQFQLAPVCGRCFRGVQITDVYCVQCGHDLAEDHTPARLRAYSD, from the coding sequence AACCGATCGGAGGAGGCACAGGCAGGTGGAGAAGACCGCCTGAGCATGATCCCTGCGTGGTCGGTGGTCTTGGCGATCGCAGTGTTTGCTGGGGTCCAATACCTGTTCCACGGGGTGATGCCGCACCACAAGCATGAGATGCTGCCGATGCGACTGCTGATGGGCTACGCGTGGGGGACAGCATTTGCCAGCTACGTTCTGCTGGTGGGGTATGTAAGCAGGGATGTGAAGCGGCGCAATATGCCGGCCGGGCTATGGATGCTGATTGTGGGGTTGATGCCGGGCGGGATTGGTGCGGTGGTGTACTTCCTGCTGCGACAGCCAGCTCTGACTCCGTGCCCGCATTGCAGCACTGAGCTTACGGCGAATGTGCACTTCTGTCCGCAGTGCCAGTTTCAGCTGGCTCCGGTGTGCGGGCGGTGCTTCCGCGGAGTGCAGATCACGGATGTGTATTGCGTCCAGTGCGGCCATGATCTGGCCGAGGACCACACGCCGGCGAGGCTGCGCGCGTATAGTGACTAG
- a CDS encoding LytR/AlgR family response regulator transcription factor → MSLTALIIDDEPLARQELQYLLERVGGVEVLAQGTNGIEAVELIRTHKPDVVFLDVQMPGLDGFAVLKKLLDRKVPMPQVVFATAFNQYAVRAFEVNAIDYLLKPFDRKRVMQTIEKAQARVVGPGEPASPSLETGAKLDALLKLVEEQSHAQAPKPNTGKVVVRAQSRLLLVDQKEICFASIEGGTISVVTSTVEGHSNCRTLEELMDQLDPEAFWRAHRSFVVNIQHIREVVPWFKSSYQLRMDDPKKTEIPVSRAQTKRLRELFNL, encoded by the coding sequence ATGTCACTGACAGCACTCATCATCGACGACGAACCGCTGGCCCGGCAGGAGTTGCAGTATCTGCTGGAGCGCGTGGGTGGGGTTGAGGTCCTGGCGCAGGGGACCAATGGAATTGAAGCGGTGGAGCTGATTCGCACGCATAAACCTGATGTGGTGTTTCTGGATGTGCAGATGCCGGGGCTGGACGGGTTCGCCGTACTGAAGAAGCTGCTGGATCGCAAGGTGCCGATGCCGCAGGTGGTGTTTGCGACGGCGTTCAACCAGTATGCGGTGCGGGCGTTCGAGGTGAACGCGATCGACTATCTGCTGAAGCCGTTTGACCGCAAGCGGGTGATGCAGACGATCGAGAAGGCGCAGGCTCGGGTGGTGGGGCCGGGAGAGCCAGCTAGTCCGAGTCTCGAGACGGGCGCGAAGCTCGACGCCCTGCTGAAGCTGGTGGAGGAGCAGTCGCATGCGCAGGCTCCCAAACCGAATACGGGCAAGGTGGTGGTGCGGGCGCAGAGCCGGTTGCTGCTGGTGGATCAGAAGGAGATTTGTTTTGCGTCGATCGAGGGCGGGACGATCAGCGTGGTGACTTCGACGGTGGAGGGGCACTCGAACTGCCGGACGCTAGAGGAGTTGATGGACCAGCTCGATCCGGAGGCGTTCTGGCGGGCGCACCGGTCGTTTGTGGTGAACATTCAGCACATTCGCGAGGTGGTGCCGTGGTTCAAGTCGAGCTACCAACTGCGGATGGATGACCCGAAGAAGACAGAGATTCCGGTGAGCCGGGCCCAGACGAAACGGCTGAGAGAGCTGTTCAACCTGTAG
- a CDS encoding O-methyltransferase: MGLFKKKIKQEHKVMLQAERAAGALLPEYHRPTPECPHPERWHMYDSMTAEAEVLEFLRTLITTLKPTLVVETGSFLGVSTLWIAEGLRANGFGKIISCEYDPIVFAKAAEKIAASGLSDWIELRNESSLEMHIEGTIDIFFSDSDMPIREAEVKRFLPQIRPTGLILMHDASSHLQIVRDAAFKLESEGLVSAIFLPTPRGLVLAQKREGRA; the protein is encoded by the coding sequence ATGGGCCTATTCAAAAAGAAGATCAAGCAGGAACACAAAGTCATGCTCCAGGCCGAGCGCGCCGCCGGAGCACTCCTGCCCGAGTATCACCGCCCCACCCCCGAGTGCCCCCACCCCGAGCGCTGGCACATGTACGACTCCATGACCGCCGAAGCCGAGGTCCTCGAGTTCCTCCGCACCCTCATCACCACCCTCAAGCCCACCCTCGTCGTCGAAACCGGCTCTTTCCTCGGCGTCTCCACCCTCTGGATCGCCGAAGGCCTCCGAGCCAACGGCTTCGGCAAAATCATCTCCTGCGAGTACGACCCTATCGTCTTCGCCAAGGCCGCAGAAAAGATCGCCGCCTCCGGCCTCTCCGACTGGATCGAGCTCCGCAACGAGTCCTCCCTCGAGATGCACATCGAAGGCACCATCGACATCTTCTTCTCCGACTCCGACATGCCCATCCGCGAAGCCGAGGTCAAGCGCTTCCTCCCCCAGATCCGCCCGACCGGCCTCATACTCATGCACGACGCCAGCTCCCACCTCCAGATCGTCCGCGACGCCGCCTTCAAGCTCGAATCCGAAGGCCTCGTCTCAGCGATCTTTCTCCCCACCCCCAGAGGTCTCGTTTTGGCGCAAAAACGCGAAGGCCGCGCCTAA
- a CDS encoding DNA/RNA non-specific endonuclease, which produces MQTRSLPWTSALLILLTGCASVHQQPHARPAIGSTYIAREAGFTAEQQKLADELCFKGMPQKTSDQLGPTEFVFRQGYVLEFSSLDKIPYWVCEHVAPPQLVGNAERSNQFKVDPDLKGPHSAPADYKSSGYDQGHQAPAGNQSQNQQLQDETFYLSNIAPQLPNLNRDAWKSLETLTRTWVKQYSEAYEITGPIFYDPKEDSPQTADGTVKFWTIGKDAVAVPTHFYKIIIVKDGSTWKSIAFVMPNTTTYKSPYHLEKYIQSVQWIEQHTGLNFMPNLTAQQHLDLESHASAMWQ; this is translated from the coding sequence ATGCAGACCCGATCTCTGCCGTGGACCTCAGCTCTCCTCATCCTTCTAACGGGCTGCGCCTCAGTCCACCAGCAACCGCATGCCCGGCCCGCCATCGGCTCGACGTACATCGCCCGCGAAGCCGGCTTCACCGCCGAACAACAAAAACTAGCCGACGAACTCTGCTTCAAGGGCATGCCCCAAAAGACCTCCGATCAGCTCGGCCCCACCGAGTTCGTCTTCCGCCAGGGCTACGTCCTCGAATTCAGCTCCCTCGACAAAATTCCTTACTGGGTCTGTGAGCACGTCGCCCCACCCCAGCTCGTAGGCAACGCTGAGCGCTCCAACCAGTTCAAGGTCGACCCCGACCTCAAGGGCCCTCACTCCGCCCCAGCCGACTACAAATCCTCCGGCTACGACCAGGGCCACCAGGCCCCCGCCGGCAACCAGAGCCAGAACCAGCAGCTTCAAGACGAAACCTTCTACCTCTCCAACATCGCCCCGCAGCTTCCCAACCTCAACCGCGACGCCTGGAAGTCCCTCGAAACCCTCACTCGCACCTGGGTCAAGCAATACTCCGAAGCCTACGAGATCACCGGTCCCATCTTCTACGACCCCAAGGAAGACAGCCCCCAAACCGCCGACGGCACCGTCAAGTTCTGGACCATCGGTAAAGACGCCGTCGCCGTACCCACCCACTTCTACAAAATCATCATCGTCAAAGACGGCTCAACCTGGAAGTCCATAGCCTTCGTCATGCCCAACACCACCACATACAAAAGCCCCTATCACCTTGAGAAATACATCCAGTCCGTCCAGTGGATCGAGCAGCACACCGGCCTCAACTTCATGCCCAACCTCACAGCCCAGCAGCACCTCGACCTCGAATCCCACGCCTCGGCCATGTGGCAATAG
- a CDS encoding DUF2934 domain-containing protein — protein sequence MAETVKKAKAPAKPRKTTASAKAKTKAAVEEVKAVTPSHREIAQLAHNFWAERGWQDGYAEQDWLRAEQELMGRAS from the coding sequence ATGGCAGAGACAGTAAAGAAGGCGAAGGCGCCGGCGAAACCACGGAAGACAACAGCTTCGGCCAAGGCCAAAACCAAGGCCGCAGTAGAAGAAGTGAAGGCGGTGACTCCGTCTCACAGGGAGATTGCTCAGCTTGCCCATAATTTCTGGGCCGAACGTGGCTGGCAGGATGGGTACGCGGAGCAGGATTGGCTGCGGGCGGAGCAGGAGTTGATGGGACGGGCTTCGTAA
- a CDS encoding MFS transporter, translating to MAAEPQATFVSYSRDDSDFALRLAEDLKSAGATVWLDQLDIKPGERWARSVQDALTASPRILVILSPSSVDSTNVDDEISFALEEHKTVIPVLYRECKIPFRLRPYQHVDFRTDYARGLRILLSNLAVNPNVELPRQQTPPQPIIEPPHRQPEAPKPVHEEPATKPKPEPKPEPKPKAIKKNKPEQSPAPSFIAPNYKITPDPLPPQAPPVHIEAKPTPTNIPVTTPSPPPQEITLPSTSAFQQWAPCVAMLLLTFLSYSGRNIFSLLYSGFFVDDLTSEQQGLALLGFSILYMLASPFWGLWMDRAGLWLPTLSAIVIWSLALASHGLSQSPTRLILAHSILGLGIAATVPAAVKAVVDTLPATRRAVGLGIAYTGGPLATVFAAPIFIPIAIRFSWRFACTFAALLSIVWIIFWLMLRATISQSGSSPPQATEESRWARNFFANVAVYSFGAIPVAFVFSYSARIASIRIESRSFIFWLTSAGLIAGYLFFGKLADHLQPRGTRPGLIFFILSIAGLLLVPLQMTALRSYRLDMAVPLLACQMFLGAGFIIMALSDGIAMLPRRHTAFFAGVCTFAWALITAITSPTITRLLNLGEGGPSAFVIVAVLPLLGAILWRVLSTTPTAHPSPFPTQKAST from the coding sequence TTGGCGGCAGAGCCACAGGCAACCTTCGTCAGTTACTCCCGTGACGATTCCGACTTCGCGCTTCGGCTCGCCGAAGACCTGAAGTCCGCCGGAGCTACCGTGTGGCTGGATCAACTCGACATCAAACCCGGCGAACGCTGGGCCCGCTCCGTGCAGGATGCCTTAACCGCCTCTCCACGCATACTCGTGATCCTCTCTCCTTCATCCGTCGACTCCACCAACGTCGACGACGAAATCTCCTTCGCCCTCGAGGAGCACAAGACCGTCATCCCTGTCCTCTATCGCGAATGCAAAATCCCCTTTCGCCTCCGCCCCTATCAACACGTCGACTTCCGGACCGACTACGCCCGAGGCCTTCGCATCCTCCTCAGCAACCTGGCCGTCAACCCGAACGTCGAGCTGCCTCGTCAGCAAACCCCTCCACAACCGATTATCGAGCCCCCACATCGCCAACCCGAAGCGCCCAAACCAGTCCACGAAGAACCAGCCACCAAACCAAAGCCCGAACCCAAGCCCGAACCCAAGCCGAAGGCCATCAAAAAAAACAAACCAGAGCAATCCCCCGCACCATCGTTCATCGCCCCCAACTACAAAATCACCCCTGACCCACTCCCACCTCAAGCACCTCCCGTCCATATCGAAGCCAAGCCCACCCCAACAAACATCCCCGTTACAACTCCCTCGCCCCCACCGCAGGAGATCACCCTTCCATCCACCTCAGCCTTCCAACAATGGGCGCCTTGCGTCGCAATGCTTCTGCTGACATTCCTCAGCTACTCAGGCCGAAACATCTTCAGCCTCCTCTATTCAGGATTTTTTGTTGACGATTTGACCTCCGAACAACAAGGCCTCGCACTCCTCGGCTTCAGCATCCTCTATATGCTCGCCAGTCCCTTCTGGGGACTATGGATGGATCGCGCTGGCCTCTGGCTCCCTACACTCAGCGCCATTGTCATCTGGTCGCTCGCCTTAGCGAGCCATGGACTGTCGCAAAGCCCTACCAGACTCATTCTCGCTCACAGCATCCTTGGCCTCGGCATCGCCGCAACCGTCCCCGCTGCCGTCAAGGCCGTCGTCGACACCCTTCCCGCCACCCGTCGCGCCGTCGGCCTCGGCATCGCCTATACGGGAGGTCCGCTTGCAACCGTGTTCGCTGCTCCCATCTTCATACCGATCGCCATACGCTTCTCCTGGCGTTTCGCCTGCACCTTCGCAGCCCTGCTGAGCATCGTCTGGATCATCTTCTGGCTCATGCTGCGAGCCACCATCTCCCAGTCCGGCTCATCCCCACCCCAAGCCACCGAAGAATCCCGCTGGGCGCGCAATTTCTTCGCTAACGTCGCTGTCTACAGCTTCGGAGCAATTCCCGTTGCCTTCGTCTTCTCCTACTCCGCGCGAATCGCATCGATACGCATCGAGAGCCGCAGCTTCATATTCTGGCTCACATCAGCAGGCCTGATCGCCGGCTATCTCTTCTTCGGCAAATTAGCCGACCACCTCCAACCACGCGGCACTCGTCCCGGCCTCATCTTCTTCATCCTCTCGATCGCCGGACTCCTTCTCGTCCCCTTACAGATGACAGCTCTCAGAAGTTACAGACTGGACATGGCCGTACCCCTCCTCGCCTGCCAGATGTTCCTCGGCGCCGGATTCATCATCATGGCCCTCTCCGACGGCATAGCCATGCTTCCCAGACGACACACCGCCTTCTTCGCTGGAGTCTGCACCTTCGCCTGGGCTCTGATCACCGCCATAACCTCTCCAACTATCACCCGACTTCTCAACCTGGGAGAGGGCGGACCTTCGGCCTTCGTGATCGTCGCCGTCCTTCCCCTGCTAGGCGCCATCCTCTGGCGAGTCCTGTCCACAACCCCCACCGCGCACCCATCCCCCTTCCCAACCCAAAAGGCCTCCACCTAG
- a CDS encoding ferritin-like domain-containing protein, which yields MYAPNEQNHAAFSRRSFLKSATLAGATSLTAFGGLITTASAQQEEEADTMKAEKDHLKKGDRDILVAAEIAEALAVTTYSNIINTAPFFKKIPSDDQGYLAAALQEEMSHYLLEQSVTDQPTPFTSFFYPPNMFADAQTTLNILVTLEDAFIAAYLVGVRNFSTRNLRVTAARIMGIESDHRTLARVVGPDVTKKFGGPIETITGISGVAESVDPPNNNGYERTLCWTSIDQAVNALLPFVDFNAATTAGFDTSKTYPFEPFNPTLPSQLGAFVSFTGC from the coding sequence ATGTACGCACCAAACGAGCAAAACCACGCAGCATTCTCCAGACGATCCTTCCTCAAGAGCGCCACGCTCGCCGGAGCCACCAGCCTCACCGCATTCGGAGGACTAATCACCACAGCCTCGGCCCAGCAGGAAGAAGAAGCCGACACGATGAAGGCCGAGAAGGACCATCTAAAGAAGGGCGACCGCGACATCCTCGTCGCAGCCGAGATCGCCGAAGCCCTCGCCGTCACCACCTACAGCAACATCATCAACACCGCGCCCTTCTTCAAAAAGATTCCATCGGACGACCAGGGATATCTGGCCGCCGCCTTGCAGGAAGAGATGTCCCACTACCTCCTCGAGCAATCCGTAACCGACCAGCCCACACCCTTCACCTCCTTCTTCTATCCCCCCAACATGTTCGCCGACGCACAGACCACTCTCAACATCCTGGTCACCCTCGAAGACGCCTTCATCGCAGCCTATCTGGTCGGCGTGCGCAACTTCAGCACGCGCAACCTGCGAGTCACGGCAGCCCGCATCATGGGCATCGAGAGCGACCACCGCACCCTGGCCCGTGTCGTCGGCCCCGACGTCACCAAAAAATTCGGAGGCCCCATCGAAACCATCACCGGCATCAGCGGAGTCGCCGAAAGCGTAGACCCGCCCAACAACAACGGCTACGAAAGAACCCTCTGCTGGACCTCAATCGATCAGGCCGTCAACGCGCTCCTGCCCTTTGTCGACTTCAACGCGGCCACAACCGCAGGCTTCGACACATCAAAGACCTACCCATTCGAACCCTTTAACCCAACCCTGCCGTCGCAGCTCGGAGCATTCGTCTCCTTCACCGGCTGCTGA
- a CDS encoding SIS domain-containing protein: MLPKDKIFPHAMLREIFEQPQAITETLAAYADGNSLREETFVAARQALVGRESLLISASGSSRHAGLVGEILFEDLAGIAVDVEYASEYIYRSTQTLKNPCFLVISQSGETADTSEALREATARGSSTIAITNKPNSTMAKLAGCSLPTLAGIERAVPATKSFTTQLVVISLLSLYAARVRGRMTRAVVESYLHELYAVPAAMEAALPRWETQVAELSNSLHSAESFLFLGRGVHYPIAREGALKLKESAYIQAEGYPTGELKHGPNALVDRNTPLVVLATRDPHAPDSILRYEKTVNLVRDMNKQGAEIISIVSEGDTEIAKLSRHTIHVPQCAEYISPLYEVVPLQLLAYFMAIGRNIDVDNPRNLVKAVVQE, translated from the coding sequence ATGCTTCCCAAGGACAAAATCTTCCCCCACGCCATGCTCCGCGAGATCTTCGAGCAGCCGCAAGCCATCACCGAGACTCTCGCCGCCTACGCCGACGGCAACAGCCTCCGCGAAGAAACCTTCGTCGCCGCCCGCCAAGCCCTCGTAGGCCGCGAGAGTCTCCTCATCTCCGCCAGCGGCTCCAGCCGCCACGCCGGCCTGGTCGGCGAAATCCTCTTCGAAGATCTTGCAGGCATCGCCGTCGACGTCGAATACGCCAGCGAGTACATCTACCGCTCCACCCAAACCCTCAAGAACCCTTGCTTCCTCGTCATCTCCCAATCCGGCGAAACCGCCGACACCTCCGAAGCCCTCCGCGAGGCCACCGCACGCGGCAGCTCCACCATCGCCATCACCAACAAGCCCAACTCCACCATGGCGAAGCTCGCCGGCTGCTCTCTCCCCACCCTCGCCGGCATCGAGCGAGCCGTCCCCGCCACCAAAAGCTTCACCACCCAGCTCGTAGTCATCTCGCTGCTCTCTCTCTACGCCGCACGGGTCCGTGGCCGCATGACCCGCGCCGTCGTCGAGTCCTACCTTCATGAGCTCTACGCCGTCCCCGCCGCCATGGAAGCCGCACTCCCCCGCTGGGAGACCCAGGTCGCCGAGCTCTCCAACTCCCTCCACTCCGCCGAGTCCTTCCTCTTCCTCGGCCGCGGCGTCCACTACCCCATCGCTCGCGAAGGCGCCCTCAAGCTCAAAGAGTCCGCCTACATTCAAGCCGAAGGCTACCCCACCGGCGAGCTCAAGCACGGCCCCAACGCCCTCGTCGACCGCAACACCCCGCTCGTCGTCCTCGCTACCCGCGACCCCCACGCACCCGACTCCATCCTCCGCTACGAAAAAACCGTCAACCTCGTCCGCGACATGAACAAGCAGGGAGCCGAGATCATCTCCATCGTCAGCGAAGGCGACACCGAAATCGCCAAACTCAGCCGCCACACCATCCACGTCCCGCAGTGCGCCGAGTACATCTCCCCCCTTTACGAAGTCGTCCCCCTGCAACTCCTCGCCTACTTCATGGCCATAGGCCGAAACATCGACGTAGACAATCCCCGCAACCTCGTCAAAGCCGTAGTCCAGGAATAA
- a CDS encoding PIG-L family deacetylase, with translation MRSELFRGTTLGLLISSLCLNGTNVVAQQPESSHYQSAFARPLPIDRGSAALSQSLKKLHTRASLAMVVAHPDDEDGGMLTYEGRGQGVDTTLLTLNRGEGGQNDMTSDYWDELGTLRTQELLAAGNYYGVHQYFTRVADFGFSKTIEEALKTWGKDRVLYDVVRVIRMQRPLVITSTFVGNVSDGHGHHQVSGAMAQEAYKAAGDPNMFPDQIKAGLLPWTPLKVYGRVPFARISDKGVYDYATGHWEPVRFRNYADDTWIEGVPSTNVEIPTGTYNPLLGSSYMQISREGLNEQKSQNGGIAIPLPRSTSSPYHLYAARISTSPHESSFFDGIDITLAGIASYAPEAQQAPWREKLNALNATVESAIKDFNAATPSTIAPTLAKGLAQTNALLDEVNKSNLPAESRYNMAHELQIKQAQFNEALKQSLGLSFLANTADGAGPQRSGPFGDMSIQTPTSQNVIPGQTFNVSVHIANQGSEPVSLTDVQVKSEAGPGWIMTPKDSITGAMAPSDSRDQLIAITVPKDAELTKPYFSRPNLEQSYYDISDLRYLNLPNRPYPLLAEATVAYQGVNIKLTGVVQTIHRMNGDGPVLEPLLVAPAISLTVSPLAGIVPLMSTTFELHVTLHSSVKGPAKGQVHLDLPKGWMSTPAVADFATTREGEDQNLVFRVQPESVQPKPYTITAVAEYNGEKYTQGFETVGYAGLRPYPHYRPATYRTSGVDVKTAPNLKVGYIMGTGDDVAMSLEDMGIHPIFLSAQDIATGDLSQYDAIVLGIRAYAARPELKTFNNRLLEYAKGGGTVIVQYQTQEFDHNYGPYPLSLSGDPEKVIEEDNKVSLLDPKDPVFNWPNKITTADFDNWVEERGHGFMRTWDPHYVALTEMHDAGQDPQKGGLLYTRYGKGAYVYLAYAFFRQMPDGVPGSYRIMANLLSMGKNPGLTTTPSNH, from the coding sequence ATGAGATCTGAATTGTTCCGCGGCACCACTCTGGGTCTTCTCATATCTTCTCTCTGCCTCAACGGAACGAACGTCGTCGCCCAGCAGCCGGAATCCTCTCACTATCAATCGGCTTTTGCTCGTCCGCTCCCGATCGATCGAGGCTCCGCCGCTCTCTCCCAGTCTCTTAAGAAGCTTCACACCCGCGCCAGCCTCGCCATGGTCGTCGCGCACCCTGACGACGAAGACGGCGGCATGCTCACCTATGAAGGCCGCGGCCAGGGCGTCGATACGACCCTTCTCACTCTCAACCGCGGCGAAGGCGGTCAAAACGACATGACCTCCGACTACTGGGACGAGCTCGGAACCCTCCGCACCCAGGAACTGCTCGCCGCCGGCAATTACTACGGCGTCCATCAGTACTTCACTCGCGTCGCTGACTTTGGCTTCTCCAAGACCATTGAAGAAGCCCTCAAGACCTGGGGCAAAGATCGCGTCCTCTACGACGTCGTCCGAGTCATCCGCATGCAGCGCCCACTCGTCATCACCTCGACCTTCGTCGGCAACGTCTCCGATGGCCACGGTCACCATCAAGTCTCTGGCGCCATGGCGCAAGAAGCCTACAAGGCCGCCGGCGATCCCAACATGTTCCCTGACCAGATCAAAGCTGGCCTCCTCCCCTGGACACCGCTCAAGGTCTACGGCCGCGTCCCCTTCGCCCGCATCTCCGACAAAGGCGTCTACGACTACGCCACCGGCCACTGGGAACCCGTCCGCTTCCGCAATTACGCCGACGACACCTGGATCGAAGGCGTCCCCTCCACCAACGTCGAGATCCCCACCGGAACCTACAATCCTCTCCTCGGCTCCTCCTACATGCAGATCTCCCGCGAGGGCCTCAACGAGCAGAAGTCTCAGAACGGTGGCATAGCCATCCCCCTCCCTCGTTCCACCTCCAGCCCATATCACCTCTACGCCGCGCGCATCTCGACCTCCCCGCATGAATCCAGCTTCTTCGACGGCATCGACATCACCCTGGCCGGCATCGCATCCTATGCACCTGAAGCTCAGCAAGCACCCTGGCGCGAAAAACTGAACGCACTCAACGCGACCGTCGAGTCCGCCATCAAGGACTTCAACGCCGCCACCCCCTCCACCATTGCACCGACCCTCGCCAAAGGCCTCGCCCAGACCAACGCCCTCCTCGACGAAGTAAACAAGAGCAACCTCCCCGCCGAATCTCGCTACAACATGGCGCATGAGCTCCAGATCAAGCAGGCCCAGTTCAACGAAGCCTTGAAGCAATCCCTCGGCCTCTCATTCCTTGCAAACACCGCCGACGGTGCGGGCCCTCAGCGCTCCGGCCCCTTCGGTGACATGTCCATACAAACACCAACCTCGCAGAACGTCATCCCCGGCCAGACCTTCAACGTCTCCGTCCACATCGCCAACCAGGGTAGCGAGCCCGTCTCACTCACCGATGTTCAGGTCAAATCCGAAGCCGGACCCGGCTGGATCATGACACCCAAAGATTCCATCACCGGAGCGATGGCCCCCAGCGACTCCCGCGATCAATTGATCGCAATCACCGTCCCTAAAGACGCTGAGCTGACCAAGCCCTACTTCAGCCGTCCCAATCTCGAACAGTCCTACTACGACATCAGCGATCTCCGGTACCTCAACCTTCCCAATCGGCCCTACCCTCTCCTGGCCGAGGCCACAGTCGCGTATCAGGGCGTCAATATCAAGCTCACCGGAGTCGTCCAGACCATCCACCGCATGAACGGCGATGGCCCCGTCCTCGAACCCCTCCTAGTAGCGCCGGCCATCTCGCTCACCGTCTCCCCACTGGCCGGCATCGTTCCGCTCATGAGCACCACGTTCGAGCTACACGTTACCCTCCACAGCAGCGTCAAAGGCCCGGCCAAAGGCCAGGTCCACCTCGATCTCCCCAAGGGATGGATGTCCACTCCCGCCGTAGCCGACTTCGCCACCACACGTGAGGGCGAAGATCAGAACCTCGTCTTCCGCGTTCAACCCGAGTCCGTCCAGCCCAAGCCCTATACCATCACCGCCGTGGCCGAATACAACGGCGAAAAATACACTCAGGGCTTCGAGACCGTCGGCTACGCTGGCCTCCGCCCCTATCCGCACTATCGTCCTGCCACCTACCGCACCAGCGGTGTCGACGTAAAAACGGCACCCAACCTTAAGGTCGGCTACATCATGGGTACCGGCGATGACGTCGCCATGTCGCTCGAAGACATGGGCATCCACCCAATCTTCCTCTCCGCACAGGACATCGCCACCGGCGACCTCTCCCAATACGATGCCATCGTCCTCGGCATCCGCGCCTACGCTGCCCGTCCCGAGCTGAAGACCTTCAACAATCGTCTCCTCGAATACGCAAAAGGCGGCGGCACCGTCATCGTCCAGTACCAGACCCAGGAGTTCGACCACAACTACGGCCCCTACCCACTCAGCCTCTCCGGCGACCCCGAGAAGGTCATCGAAGAAGACAACAAGGTCAGTCTCCTTGATCCCAAAGATCCCGTCTTCAACTGGCCTAACAAAATCACCACTGCCGACTTCGACAACTGGGTCGAAGAGCGCGGCCACGGCTTCATGCGTACCTGGGACCCACACTACGTCGCCCTCACCGAGATGCACGACGCAGGCCAGGACCCACAGAAGGGTGGTCTCCTCTACACCCGCTACGGCAAGGGTGCTTACGTCTACTTGGCCTACGCCTTCTTCCGCCAGATGCCCGACGGCGTCCCCGGCTCCTACCGCATCATGGCGAATCTCCTCAGCATGGGCAAAAATCCCGGCCTCACCACAACCCCTTCGAACCACTAG